One region of Pseudoalteromonas luteoviolacea genomic DNA includes:
- a CDS encoding ATP-grasp domain-containing protein produces the protein MQDFQKRRFVAFVGVRAGLEELLDWLKAQDIYSLLISSKCTLKESLTYDYCLDVDLDDEAAVIDAIKALPSWVELACFYTTNEYRVPVAAKLANYFKVGKSVAVDGAVNCRNKKLVRKILFDNGLSKLKYKLVKSSKEVMAASMFLRFPVIVKPSNDAGSRFVFKCDDMLEACAAVNEITANTTNYVGQSIDPEILIEEMAVGPEYSVESCTVNGVTHVIAITQKETSGPPRFIEQSHFVPALFDSEQEQRIKQLVIQSHQRVGIDNVVTHTEFKLTPSGPEIIEINGRPGGDHIPELVKYTTGICLSELGAHIAMGNEFETYVKHPVIAESAAVQFFLANENGEVEYMAPKTVMPQIVKSQITVQPNSQVVETTNNYNRLGYVLAISSNNDALQVTQNYIDSIGFKVTANGCCT, from the coding sequence ATGCAGGACTTTCAAAAAAGACGTTTTGTGGCATTTGTCGGTGTCAGAGCAGGCTTAGAAGAGCTTCTCGATTGGCTGAAAGCTCAGGATATTTATTCCTTACTGATTTCGTCTAAATGTACACTCAAAGAAAGCTTAACGTATGACTACTGTCTAGATGTAGATCTTGACGACGAAGCTGCGGTCATAGATGCAATTAAAGCATTGCCGTCATGGGTTGAGTTAGCGTGCTTCTACACGACAAATGAATACCGTGTCCCAGTTGCGGCAAAACTTGCAAATTATTTTAAAGTGGGCAAGTCGGTTGCCGTTGATGGTGCCGTAAATTGTCGAAACAAAAAATTGGTGCGAAAAATACTTTTCGATAATGGCTTATCAAAACTGAAGTACAAATTAGTTAAAAGCTCAAAAGAGGTAATGGCAGCATCAATGTTTTTGCGCTTCCCTGTCATCGTTAAGCCATCTAATGACGCAGGAAGTCGTTTCGTTTTTAAATGCGATGACATGTTAGAGGCCTGTGCAGCGGTCAATGAGATAACAGCGAACACCACCAATTACGTTGGTCAGAGTATTGATCCGGAAATATTAATCGAAGAGATGGCTGTGGGTCCAGAGTACAGTGTTGAGTCATGCACTGTTAATGGCGTAACCCATGTGATCGCTATCACGCAAAAAGAAACTTCGGGCCCACCTCGTTTTATTGAACAGTCCCACTTTGTGCCTGCACTGTTTGACAGCGAGCAAGAGCAACGTATTAAACAGTTGGTTATTCAAAGTCACCAACGTGTAGGGATTGACAACGTAGTAACCCACACCGAATTCAAATTAACACCCTCAGGACCAGAAATTATAGAAATTAACGGCCGACCTGGTGGCGATCATATTCCTGAGTTAGTCAAATATACCACGGGGATATGTCTAAGTGAGTTGGGTGCACACATCGCTATGGGGAATGAGTTTGAGACTTATGTTAAACACCCTGTCATTGCTGAATCGGCTGCTGTGCAGTTCTTTTTAGCGAATGAAAATGGGGAAGTAGAATATATGGCGCCCAAAACAGTCATGCCGCAAATCGTAAAGTCTCAGATAACCGTGCAACCGAATAGCCAAGTAGTAGAAACGACGAATAACTACAATCGACTTGGTTATGTGTTGGCTATTTCTTCAAACAACGATGCGTTGCAAGTAACACAAAACTATATTGACTCTATTGGCTTTAAAGTAACGGCCAATGGATGTTGTACTTAG
- the arsM gene encoding putative arsinothricin biosynthesis methyltransferase ArsM, whose amino-acid sequence MSTPCCSAEKPQFNEKIQAIHDFYTSAAKDAGPYATGNAKFSPSGPTDKIIELANELKSEVVLDLGCGMGGSAIRVSEEVRSSTKVVGIDFVAEMIEKANATLAEAEQSIQDKTSFYVNDVHSAPYFDSTFDLIFSECVLNLTDNRMEVISNAYRMLQKGGYFIYTDFVSFADTPDSIKENLKLVSGCRAGSVPLSQNISELESIGFEHLEIFNFTDDKNKRYEELRAESETMRSEWDKFVAEHPETAEFLENKIGYYVIMAKK is encoded by the coding sequence ATGTCAACACCTTGTTGCAGTGCTGAAAAGCCACAGTTTAACGAAAAAATTCAAGCTATCCATGATTTTTACACGAGTGCGGCGAAGGATGCCGGCCCGTATGCTACCGGAAATGCTAAATTTTCGCCATCAGGTCCTACTGACAAAATCATTGAACTTGCAAATGAACTCAAATCAGAAGTTGTTCTAGATTTAGGCTGTGGAATGGGTGGTTCAGCTATTCGAGTCAGTGAAGAAGTCCGTTCATCAACAAAAGTGGTGGGGATTGATTTTGTTGCTGAGATGATTGAAAAAGCAAATGCTACGCTTGCTGAAGCAGAGCAATCAATTCAGGACAAAACATCGTTCTATGTTAATGATGTGCATTCAGCACCTTACTTTGATTCGACGTTTGATCTGATCTTTAGTGAGTGTGTGCTTAACTTAACTGATAACCGTATGGAGGTTATTTCAAATGCATATCGTATGTTGCAAAAAGGTGGGTACTTTATTTATACCGACTTTGTCAGTTTTGCAGATACACCAGATTCAATTAAAGAAAACTTAAAACTGGTGAGCGGTTGCCGTGCCGGTAGCGTGCCTTTAAGTCAAAATATCTCAGAATTAGAATCGATAGGGTTTGAGCATCTAGAAATTTTTAATTTCACAGATGATAAAAACAAACGGTATGAAGAGTTAAGAGCTGAAAGTGAAACAATGCGCAGTGAATGGGATAAGTTTGTTGCTGAACACCCAGAAACAGCGGAGTTTTTAGAAAACAAAATTGGCTACTACGTGATCATGGCTAAAAAATAA
- the glf gene encoding UDP-galactopyranose mutase: MIDKRDHTGGNIYCENIESINVHKYGAHIFHTSNQQVWDYVNHFVTFNHYVNSPVARYQDKLYNLPFNMNTFYQLWGVTTPQQAKDKIAAERAPYNDLEPQNLEEQALFLGGQDLYEKLIKGYTEKQWGRPATQIPAFIIKRLPFRFTFDNNYFNDTYQGIPVGGYNALTDALLEGVEVITGINYFDKADDYNQLADKVLYTGKIDEFFDCQFGALEYRSLHFETEILEQESYQGNAVVNYTEREVPYTRILEHKHFEFGTSNKTVITKEYPHEFSKDNEPYYPINDDTNNALFAKYQELSKTAPYADKFIFGGRLANYKYYDMDDTIEAALALTTQEFV; the protein is encoded by the coding sequence ATAATTGATAAGCGCGATCACACTGGTGGTAATATCTATTGTGAGAATATAGAAAGTATTAACGTCCATAAATATGGTGCACATATATTTCATACTAGTAATCAGCAAGTCTGGGATTATGTAAATCATTTTGTTACGTTTAACCATTATGTCAACTCCCCTGTTGCCCGCTATCAAGACAAGCTCTATAACTTGCCTTTTAACATGAATACATTTTATCAATTATGGGGGGTAACTACGCCGCAACAAGCAAAAGATAAAATCGCTGCAGAACGTGCTCCCTATAATGATTTAGAACCACAGAACTTAGAAGAACAAGCACTATTTTTGGGTGGACAAGACCTGTATGAAAAACTAATTAAAGGGTACACTGAAAAGCAATGGGGCCGTCCAGCAACTCAAATCCCTGCATTTATTATCAAACGACTGCCCTTCCGGTTTACTTTCGATAATAATTACTTTAATGATACTTATCAGGGTATCCCTGTCGGTGGCTATAATGCATTAACTGACGCGCTGTTAGAGGGCGTCGAAGTGATAACAGGCATAAACTACTTTGACAAAGCTGATGACTATAATCAACTAGCAGATAAAGTATTGTATACAGGTAAGATTGATGAGTTTTTTGATTGTCAGTTCGGTGCTTTAGAATATCGCAGCTTGCACTTTGAAACAGAGATTTTAGAACAAGAGAGTTATCAAGGTAATGCTGTGGTTAACTATACAGAGCGAGAAGTACCTTACACTCGAATTTTAGAGCACAAACATTTTGAGTTTGGCACAAGCAATAAAACTGTTATCACAAAAGAGTACCCGCACGAGTTTAGTAAAGACAACGAACCTTACTACCCAATTAATGATGACACAAATAATGCGCTATTCGCTAAATATCAGGAATTGTCTAAAACAGCACCTTATGCTGACAAGTTCATTTTTGGTGGACGGCTTGCCAATTATAAATACTACGATATGGATGACACCATTGAAGCCGCACTTGCCCTAACAACTCAGGAGTTCGTTTGA
- a CDS encoding HlyD family secretion protein — protein MLTKITSCAVGLAVVIASPCYADQQDKLEVSVKAISANSNKTSRSFVGMVAHKDVYQIVSHVSGLVKHASVTHGQVIEDKAALYEIKILDPGFENALINNEFGKVKVIQTKIRQGQFVEKNRTLAYVVPLDEYKIEVKMLPNELALLQSGQTLISGELFPQTKYSQHFTLTDYNVVSPIQSNPFYIVEFELNCRVLNCKGFELSSAVAKVTVENTVNEVAEIPISYLRKGMKAVYVLNDEGVVETTHVDILKLDDQYARVKLAYGTHMNVIVESNRIPNDGEKPSVVKEKL, from the coding sequence ATGCTAACTAAAATAACATCTTGCGCAGTTGGACTAGCAGTTGTAATTGCTAGTCCTTGCTATGCGGATCAACAAGATAAATTAGAAGTTTCTGTGAAAGCGATCAGTGCGAACAGTAATAAGACTTCACGAAGTTTTGTCGGAATGGTAGCGCATAAAGATGTGTATCAAATCGTATCGCATGTGAGCGGTCTGGTAAAACATGCATCGGTAACTCATGGTCAAGTAATCGAAGATAAAGCAGCACTTTACGAAATAAAAATTCTCGATCCTGGGTTTGAAAATGCGCTTATTAATAATGAGTTTGGAAAGGTTAAAGTGATCCAGACTAAGATAAGGCAAGGTCAGTTTGTAGAAAAGAACAGAACGTTGGCGTATGTAGTTCCACTAGACGAGTACAAAATTGAGGTCAAAATGCTTCCCAATGAGCTGGCTTTGTTGCAATCAGGACAAACGCTTATTTCTGGAGAGCTATTTCCGCAAACTAAATATAGCCAGCACTTTACCTTGACCGATTACAATGTCGTGAGTCCGATTCAAAGTAATCCATTTTACATTGTTGAGTTTGAGCTAAATTGCCGAGTTTTAAACTGTAAAGGTTTTGAGTTGTCTTCTGCTGTAGCCAAGGTGACGGTAGAAAATACCGTTAATGAAGTTGCAGAGATACCCATCAGCTATCTAAGAAAGGGTATGAAGGCTGTATACGTATTGAACGATGAAGGTGTTGTTGAGACGACTCATGTCGATATTTTGAAATTAGATGATCAATACGCTCGAGTTAAGCTCGCTTATGGTACGCATATGAACGTCATTGTCGAATCAAATCGCATTCCAAATGATGGTGAAAAGCCTTCTGTAGTAAAAGAAAAATTATAG
- the arsL gene encoding arsinothricin biosynthesis radical SAM protein ArsL has translation MNILIVSTFEGGYQPISALAATTSLVAEGFSPTLLDVYVDGVDEDKIKAATVIAVSMPLFDSLESGVQLIQQIKELNPSAILIAFGQYATLNPQRLSQTYVDFTIVGEWEKPIVSLANHLVLGKELDLAGICTREMAELGSIPNPLITRKNIRMPLRSYAPPLSKYPQPQVEKLLERSAVVGGLETSRGCIHKCTYCSVFAAYDTKVVKVDEQYIVDDIEQMVAQGMDHLTFMDADFFNAKRRNVELIQTLHEKFPQLTFDFTTRVDFILDLEDLIPVLSACNVKFITSALEFPTQNVLDIVAKDITVEDIERAIEICNKANIKLNPTFIMYNPWIDKEELSQFQQFVVRNDLADIIDPIQYETRLKLYKGSPLLNRESTQPLELEEQEFHFDWKHPNPEIDNLYFSNLTPVEEGVFKRCCLKC, from the coding sequence ATGAATATTCTAATTGTGTCCACCTTCGAAGGTGGTTATCAACCCATCTCTGCACTAGCAGCAACGACTTCCTTGGTAGCGGAGGGATTTAGCCCGACGTTATTAGATGTTTATGTTGATGGTGTTGATGAAGATAAAATTAAAGCTGCGACTGTAATTGCTGTGTCAATGCCATTGTTCGATTCACTTGAGTCTGGCGTTCAACTTATTCAGCAAATTAAGGAACTTAACCCGAGTGCAATTTTGATTGCATTTGGACAATATGCGACGCTTAACCCGCAACGCTTAAGTCAAACTTATGTTGATTTCACGATAGTTGGAGAGTGGGAGAAACCAATTGTGAGTCTAGCTAATCACTTGGTATTAGGTAAAGAGCTGGACCTAGCGGGTATTTGTACGCGCGAAATGGCGGAACTCGGATCAATCCCTAATCCGCTCATTACGAGAAAAAACATTCGAATGCCACTTCGCTCTTATGCACCACCATTGTCTAAATACCCACAACCGCAAGTAGAAAAGTTACTCGAAAGAAGCGCGGTTGTAGGTGGTTTAGAAACATCTAGAGGGTGCATTCATAAATGTACATACTGTTCGGTTTTTGCCGCTTACGATACTAAAGTGGTGAAGGTTGATGAGCAGTATATTGTTGATGATATTGAGCAAATGGTCGCTCAAGGGATGGATCACTTAACCTTCATGGATGCGGATTTTTTCAATGCTAAGCGAAGAAATGTTGAGCTAATACAGACCCTGCACGAAAAGTTTCCTCAATTGACTTTCGACTTTACGACAAGGGTGGATTTTATTCTTGATCTGGAAGATTTGATCCCTGTATTAAGTGCGTGCAATGTTAAATTTATTACATCTGCATTAGAGTTTCCTACTCAAAATGTTTTAGACATAGTCGCAAAAGATATCACTGTAGAAGATATCGAGCGTGCTATCGAAATTTGTAACAAAGCAAATATAAAGCTCAATCCAACATTTATTATGTATAACCCTTGGATTGATAAGGAAGAGTTATCACAGTTCCAACAGTTTGTTGTTCGTAATGACCTTGCGGATATCATTGATCCTATCCAGTATGAAACACGCTTAAAATTGTATAAAGGATCGCCATTACTTAACCGAGAATCTACTCAGCCCCTCGAGTTGGAAGAACAAGAGTTTCACTTCGATTGGAAGCATCCTAACCCTGAAATAGACAATTTATATTTTAGTAATTTAACGCCAGTAGAAGAAGGTGTTTTTAAAAGATGCTGTTTAAAATGCTAA
- a CDS encoding efflux RND transporter permease subunit, which produces MQDLYLKKLHPYRAFILGLTFFLVLLSTFVVELLPVSLYPNSTKPTVRVVASYDMDVSSFKELVGKKLEKSLRNIEGVDRVDAKYGPGKTTYYTAFEWNKSSNEAMKEVATVASFYQSQLPSNYPPIKTYYYDAGLELYIAVKSTKMSSEALSVALEQRLTPILSSISGISSVYVSAVDQKEVIVKINPYSLVRYKLSIEDVLDKLKESRFDAHLGTIRSVGDTPEYQVTLGQAAKTISEIENFVLSSGAGRLVKLSDVATVELQVKESSRYFYVDDMQVVAVAAWPLPDTNLYDISKQFESAVAKELNGLGEVIVLNSPMKYIGVSLYQMGVAVLVGMLFTALSVLVFFRKLSATVLITLCMPISIAFGVCLLFLFNAGINLVSVGAVGIASGLVVDSCVFVLEKIRSKLTNLRANESSTSYSRTVIGAVRESVRSVLSTSMTSIAVFLPLLFTQPIIKALIGELSLVIIVLLLASIVFSLFVLPALILLFPGKLSLQTTSFNQDNAEKDNHRTTSLYPKTQRLLSNVWITISILLLTIWLCSHAIGLLWHDVKRDVIAQPLPNIVDVGLYFNDTELPLSKRQQLAFTVKEQVEQVLKDEIKFSFTDIRKGVAYISLHLNNYDQAPSIIKELKKVVPDNENYTADISPWVSASVKVENKPDYRIYIPNGEHERGVKLVSDLYKGFKAENAIIKVVPYPKIKKSSIANLKLNQMVVSSLSNGVDYGDLENSLSLFSKLSLKEEYLYSINMNVGDTPLSIQVGQGGLSGIAEIEQLPIWLDGIAINFGQLAQFVTYDDYLYYHSRNGSDVYMLELWVAKDVENANETISKVIESLELQSLGINVVSVESEVNDNIKSLLYALYASVIIVFLILIIDLKSITLSLVALSCIPFGLVGASYSLFYFGGTFSVNSLIGMIMLAGIGVNSSILIIHSYQDNTIKYPSNNVYENIICAVVSRLRAIFITSISTILGMLPLAYGFGNGGPIMQPLGLAMCGGMLTIALLSIVIIPVLLAAHQRLFAKFTNHVHNKAVSN; this is translated from the coding sequence ATGCAAGATCTCTACTTAAAGAAACTGCACCCTTATAGGGCATTTATATTAGGTTTGACATTCTTTTTAGTGTTGCTTAGCACATTTGTTGTCGAGCTACTGCCCGTGTCGCTGTACCCTAACAGTACCAAGCCAACGGTCAGAGTGGTTGCAAGTTATGACATGGATGTCAGCTCATTCAAAGAACTTGTAGGTAAGAAATTGGAAAAATCTCTTCGTAATATCGAAGGGGTTGATCGTGTCGACGCAAAATATGGACCGGGTAAAACGACTTATTATACTGCTTTTGAGTGGAATAAAAGCTCAAATGAAGCTATGAAGGAAGTCGCCACTGTCGCTTCTTTTTACCAATCTCAGTTACCCAGCAATTATCCTCCGATCAAAACTTATTACTATGATGCAGGCCTGGAACTTTATATTGCAGTTAAATCTACAAAGATGTCTAGTGAAGCGCTGAGTGTTGCTTTAGAGCAAAGGCTAACCCCCATTCTATCGAGCATCTCAGGTATTTCCTCTGTTTATGTCTCTGCGGTAGACCAAAAAGAGGTTATCGTAAAAATAAATCCGTATTCATTAGTAAGGTACAAACTCAGTATAGAAGATGTACTTGATAAATTAAAAGAATCACGTTTTGATGCCCATTTAGGCACGATTCGAAGCGTTGGTGACACGCCCGAATATCAAGTGACACTTGGACAAGCAGCAAAAACTATCTCTGAAATTGAGAACTTTGTACTTAGTTCGGGTGCTGGAAGGCTAGTAAAGCTGTCTGATGTTGCGACTGTTGAGTTGCAGGTGAAAGAGTCAAGCCGCTATTTTTATGTTGATGATATGCAAGTTGTAGCGGTCGCTGCATGGCCGCTTCCAGATACAAACTTGTATGATATCTCAAAACAATTTGAGTCTGCTGTTGCAAAGGAGCTAAATGGGCTTGGCGAAGTAATCGTATTAAATAGCCCGATGAAGTACATTGGAGTAAGCCTTTATCAGATGGGGGTAGCCGTTTTAGTTGGGATGCTATTTACTGCACTCAGCGTGCTAGTTTTTTTCAGAAAACTAAGTGCGACGGTCTTGATAACACTCTGTATGCCAATCTCCATCGCATTTGGTGTGTGCTTGCTATTTTTGTTTAACGCTGGCATAAACTTAGTATCTGTGGGCGCTGTTGGTATTGCAAGTGGTCTAGTCGTTGACAGTTGTGTATTTGTGCTCGAAAAAATCAGGTCAAAACTGACTAATCTGAGAGCTAATGAGAGTTCAACCAGTTATTCACGCACCGTAATAGGTGCAGTACGAGAATCTGTCCGTTCGGTACTCTCTACCTCCATGACAAGTATTGCGGTATTTTTACCTTTACTCTTTACTCAGCCGATTATAAAGGCTTTGATAGGCGAGTTATCGCTCGTAATTATCGTGCTACTGCTTGCCTCGATAGTGTTTTCTTTATTTGTTTTACCGGCATTAATCTTGTTATTTCCTGGAAAATTGTCTTTGCAAACTACAAGTTTCAATCAGGATAACGCTGAAAAAGACAACCATCGTACAACCAGTTTGTATCCTAAAACTCAAAGGCTACTCAGCAATGTTTGGATCACAATTTCCATATTATTGCTGACCATTTGGCTATGTAGTCATGCAATTGGATTGCTTTGGCATGATGTTAAACGTGATGTGATAGCACAACCACTCCCCAATATTGTCGATGTAGGTTTATATTTTAATGATACTGAGCTGCCACTATCTAAACGCCAGCAATTGGCATTTACTGTTAAAGAACAAGTTGAGCAAGTTTTAAAAGACGAAATCAAATTTTCATTTACTGACATTAGAAAAGGCGTTGCCTATATATCACTTCATTTAAATAACTACGATCAGGCGCCTAGTATAATTAAAGAGCTAAAAAAGGTGGTTCCAGATAATGAAAACTATACAGCTGATATATCTCCATGGGTAAGTGCATCAGTAAAAGTTGAAAACAAGCCAGACTATAGAATCTATATACCAAATGGTGAGCATGAAAGAGGCGTTAAATTAGTAAGTGATTTATATAAAGGCTTTAAAGCGGAAAACGCCATTATAAAAGTTGTTCCCTATCCAAAAATTAAAAAATCATCAATTGCAAACCTTAAGTTAAATCAAATGGTGGTGTCTAGCCTGAGCAATGGTGTTGATTATGGTGATTTAGAGAATAGTTTATCTCTATTCTCAAAGTTATCTCTCAAAGAAGAGTATTTATATTCCATTAATATGAATGTGGGAGATACACCTTTATCAATTCAAGTAGGTCAAGGTGGGTTAAGTGGCATTGCAGAAATAGAACAGTTACCAATTTGGTTGGATGGTATTGCAATTAACTTTGGACAGTTGGCACAGTTCGTTACTTATGATGACTATTTATATTATCACAGCAGAAATGGCTCTGATGTGTATATGCTTGAGTTGTGGGTGGCAAAAGATGTTGAAAATGCGAATGAAACTATAAGCAAAGTTATTGAAAGTTTGGAGTTGCAAAGCCTAGGTATAAATGTTGTAAGTGTAGAAAGTGAGGTGAATGATAATATCAAGTCTTTACTTTATGCCCTATATGCTTCGGTTATTATCGTATTCTTAATTTTAATTATAGATTTAAAAAGTATAACTTTGTCATTAGTCGCTCTGTCTTGTATACCATTTGGTTTGGTGGGGGCTTCATATAGTTTGTTCTATTTTGGAGGTACATTTTCGGTCAACTCATTAATTGGGATGATTATGCTGGCGGGTATAGGTGTTAATAGCTCCATTTTGATAATTCATAGTTATCAAGATAATACCATTAAATATCCTAGTAATAATGTGTATGAGAATATTATTTGCGCTGTTGTATCTAGGCTCAGAGCAATATTTATCACGTCTATATCGACAATACTGGGTATGTTGCCACTTGCCTATGGATTCGGAAATGGTGGTCCAATAATGCAACCATTGGGTTTAGCGATGTGTGGTGGAATGCTCACAATCGCGTTACTGAGTATCGTGATTATCCCTGTTCTATTGGCGGCGCACCAACGGTTATTCGCTAAGTTCACTAATCATGTTCATAACAAAGCAGTTTCTAATTAA
- a CDS encoding metalloregulator ArsR/SmtB family transcription factor has product MLIYQSGELCVCDLTDKLQNTSQPKVSRHLAVLRKCKILTTSRNMQWIYYSLHPDMPNEFLNILKTSASYLADDVNVWERKSSADTQRSCLEREL; this is encoded by the coding sequence ATGTTAATTTACCAAAGTGGTGAGCTTTGTGTCTGTGATTTAACTGACAAGCTCCAGAATACTTCTCAACCAAAAGTTTCTAGGCATTTGGCGGTATTGAGAAAGTGTAAAATATTAACCACGAGTAGAAACATGCAGTGGATTTATTATTCTTTGCACCCTGATATGCCAAATGAGTTTTTGAATATATTAAAAACATCGGCCTCTTACTTAGCAGATGACGTCAATGTGTGGGAGAGGAAATCTAGCGCTGACACTCAGAGGAGCTGCTTGGAACGAGAGTTGTAA
- a CDS encoding MFS transporter produces MKMVGSLKALNITHPALLLCFVVLMLVTGTGIVAPLLVPYGTSLGLNGFMLGTLFFGFYAVRLLLATPIGILSDRLGVRNVLLISLVIYLVVASLYFIAANYPGLLSARLVHGLSSAMMLPMAMAYVGLLSPSGQEGRYMGYYNSAVFLANAIGPLLGGVIADNYGFVGAFASLFVLAAISLLICAFGLQPVKQQATEKPSNGEASTEPKNAETSAVVHSNVILIAMLLVGFSAAAFSMHSISFFVFYLDEIGISTAYIGLLLSLYNLSIALTQVPFGKLADSAKNRVLLSLACIVVTLACLILPSVKQLEMIIVAILVAGLASSLALVISSAALTQIGKSQGMGSVMGKLSTVQSFGFAMTPLISGFLVDRFSSEYTFYLVASFWAIATLASFLIINKK; encoded by the coding sequence ATGAAAATGGTTGGATCATTAAAAGCACTCAACATCACACACCCAGCTTTACTGTTGTGCTTTGTTGTTTTGATGTTAGTGACTGGTACCGGCATTGTTGCTCCATTATTGGTTCCTTATGGTACATCTTTGGGACTTAATGGCTTTATGCTCGGTACACTATTTTTTGGTTTCTATGCGGTTAGATTATTGCTCGCAACGCCAATTGGGATTTTGTCAGATAGGTTAGGGGTAAGAAATGTCCTGTTGATTAGCCTAGTTATATATCTCGTTGTTGCAAGTTTGTACTTTATAGCAGCAAATTATCCAGGTCTGTTATCTGCAAGACTTGTTCATGGTCTATCTTCTGCGATGATGCTTCCTATGGCCATGGCCTACGTAGGATTATTATCACCTTCTGGCCAAGAAGGGCGGTATATGGGCTATTACAACAGTGCGGTGTTTCTTGCCAATGCGATAGGACCATTGTTAGGCGGTGTTATTGCTGATAATTATGGTTTTGTAGGCGCTTTTGCCAGTTTATTTGTGCTTGCTGCTATCTCTTTGCTTATCTGTGCATTTGGACTTCAGCCTGTTAAACAACAAGCGACTGAAAAACCATCTAATGGAGAAGCAAGTACTGAGCCTAAAAATGCTGAAACGAGTGCTGTTGTTCATAGTAATGTAATTCTTATCGCTATGTTATTGGTTGGATTTTCAGCCGCTGCATTTTCGATGCATTCGATTTCATTTTTTGTTTTTTACCTTGACGAAATTGGTATTAGCACGGCATACATTGGCTTACTGTTATCGCTGTACAATTTAAGTATTGCATTAACTCAAGTACCGTTTGGCAAGCTAGCTGATTCTGCAAAAAACAGAGTTTTGTTGAGTTTAGCCTGTATTGTCGTCACGCTCGCTTGTTTGATATTGCCAAGCGTCAAGCAATTAGAAATGATCATTGTTGCCATTCTGGTAGCCGGATTAGCAAGCTCCTTAGCACTAGTGATCTCTTCGGCTGCGTTAACCCAAATCGGAAAAAGCCAAGGTATGGGCTCTGTTATGGGCAAGCTTAGCACAGTTCAAAGCTTCGGTTTTGCAATGACCCCTTTGATAAGCGGGTTCTTAGTTGACCGTTTTTCGAGTGAATACACATTTTACTTAGTAGCCTCCTTTTGGGCGATTGCCACATTAGCGAGTTTTTTAATTATAAATAAGAAATAA
- a CDS encoding methyltransferase domain-containing protein, producing MKNSLSILLGDSLTRELMNIFDLSLNKNNRFLHLGCSDGHLAFKVAKLVGAGGKVIGIESDPAVLRDVYGMMGDVADDLGYDNMYFYHGQNHDLRTDVYRQSTLFKRLKMESFSDFSAFTHRSVEYFNNNPVVVSHSIDVLFSSVDLGQLTHFQIIELFHEASRVLNDKGVLFMLTPSGSSMLEKNIEQYERILSSADFESINFFNQQFEQSNCCGTEQLKVIRAVRNTRKNSVSNVNSESCCSGSSCC from the coding sequence ATGAAAAACAGTTTATCTATACTGCTAGGCGATTCGTTAACGCGAGAATTGATGAATATATTTGATTTATCACTTAATAAGAATAATCGCTTTCTACATTTGGGGTGTAGTGATGGTCACTTAGCTTTTAAAGTTGCCAAATTAGTTGGTGCTGGTGGGAAAGTTATTGGCATTGAAAGCGATCCGGCTGTTTTAAGAGATGTTTACGGCATGATGGGGGATGTTGCTGACGATCTAGGTTATGACAATATGTATTTTTATCACGGACAAAACCATGATCTCAGAACAGATGTATACCGCCAGTCAACGCTATTCAAACGCCTTAAAATGGAGAGTTTCAGCGATTTCTCTGCATTTACACACCGTAGTGTTGAGTATTTTAACAACAATCCAGTAGTCGTTTCTCATTCTATTGATGTCCTTTTTTCAAGCGTCGACCTTGGCCAATTGACTCATTTCCAGATTATTGAACTTTTTCATGAGGCTTCAAGGGTACTTAATGATAAAGGAGTCCTTTTTATGTTGACGCCTTCTGGTAGTTCCATGCTTGAGAAAAACATTGAGCAGTACGAGCGAATCTTATCTAGTGCGGATTTTGAAAGTATTAACTTTTTTAATCAGCAATTTGAGCAATCAAACTGCTGTGGTACTGAGCAGTTAAAAGTTATTAGAGCAGTTCGCAATACACGTAAAAATAGCGTTAGTAATGTAAATAGTGAAAGCTGTTGTTCAGGGTCATCTTGTTGTTGA